The genomic DNA ACTCGCTATAAAGACCCTTGAGGAATAATAATGGCCTCTCGAAATTCGACACCTTCGGTTGTGACAAACGACCGGCCAGTATACACAACTTCGGGGTATGAATTGATCACATAGATACGCAATGGGAAGGGAAACTGCGACTTGAGCAGACGAATTAATTCGATTAGTGTGTCTTGATTTGTGGAATCGTGACGTGAAGGTTCTTGAAGAATGTCAGCAAGCCGCCTCTTGTCGTGATAGTAAAATACTATGGATAAAATAGCGAGCACAAAAAGAAACCCGATTAATAATTCAAAAAGTAATTTTGGTGAGATCGGAAATATATCCGAGTCCAAGACTGAAAAGTCATTATGTATAACTATCAGGAGCATAGATACTATAAAGACACCAACTAGTTCTAGTTTTGGATAAGAAGACCGTGATTTCCACACACGATCAAGTAGGGACTTTGGCCAAGTGACAAGATTTCCCAGGTGGATAATTGCAGTTCTCAACACCATTATGGACTGTATTCTATTAATCATAAGCGCCCGGATCTCGTACGGGACATATGGATCAGAGACCCTTCCGATCTCAGTATCACCAATCTCCCTCAAGTCAAGGAATCCAAGAACATTCCCCAAATTTCTTCGGGAGAGACCATGAAATCTGTAATTCTGAAATTCAATGACAGAGTTATAGACTCCATACAAGAGGGCGGGGATTCCAATTATCAACGCTGCATATGAATATATTAATAGAAACATGGATAGACCATTCAAAGGGAATGGCATAAGAAATAACATGCTTCCAAAGATAACCGTGGTAAAACCAAGAGCAAGAGGCATCGAGCGTTTTTTCATGTCACCATAGACATCAGATGCATTACTCTCGACTCGATCAACAAAGTCATCATGACCTTTGGCACGTAGCAGTTGCTGCCAATCTTCAGAGACCTCGCTATCCTGTGAAGGCGACACAATTGTCTCCTCCTCTGGTAAAGAAACATCAACTTCCATGGATTCAACGGATTGTTCCTTGTCTCTCTTTAGACCAAGAAACTGGATACTGCGCTCAAATGCAGTATCGAACGATAAGCGGACTGCTCTGATAGTGTGATCGTGTCTGACCAAATAGAAGGCGACTGCGATTGTGCCCAGAGCTATCGCGCCCCAAAAATACGATATTTGGCCAGTTGCAGCAAGAACTACCATAGCACCAAGAACTACAATGTTCATCACGAACAGAAATCTATCGCGTATGACCCGACGGCGGAACTCATCATCAAAGAGCATAAATGAATGGTATTGCGGAATACCCGGCCGACCGTAGCGATTTACTCCGAACTGACTCGACTCTGATTCCAAGGCATAGATGATTACGGCCAGAATGACGACCGGAATGACAAACAAGTATCCAAAAAAGAAACGGAGATGAATTGATACACCTAGAGCCAGTAGAGATCCCAGAATGATGATTTTGAAAATTGTCGTGCGATCGTGAAGATTCTTTGACAGCATACCGAACTGGCCAGTGACAGGTTTCAGGATGTCTTGGGCCATCAGGAGATCATGGTCGTGAATAAGATCTTTAAAATCGAACCCAATGACGTTGCCCGCTTGTCCCAGTAGATTTTTTGTGAGATCGTTGAACAGGTAGGACTGGCGTAGTAGTCGAAGCGAGTCTTCATGATTTTCCAAGACCACTCTCCGACCAAGATTGATACATAACCAAAAGGCATTGCTTAATGATGGTTCACCAGTCTGATGACTCTGTGATTCGTTTTTGCCCTTAGTTGCTTCATCTTGAGTAATGCATTTTTCACTAACAAATACTAGCAGCATTAATCCGAAAAGTATTGCAAATAATTGTGTCAGTAGAGTGGTAATTGATTCAACGATGAATGGTATCACCGGTTGAAGCCAACCTATGAGTTCTATATACAACAAAAGACCAAAGACTATTGTTACAGATGACAGGCTGATCGAGACCCCATAGGTCTCCCATAGAATGGATAGAATAAGATAGGAAAATGCCCCCGATATGAGTAAGGGAATGATCGATGAAATAATATTACTTATACGTAGTAACGTTTCAACAAGTGTTGCATAAGGGCCCAGCACAGGATTGAACCATGTGTATACTAGAAAGATCGGGCCTACAATAATAATATTAAAACCGAATAGTACAGCTAGCAGTGAGCGATCAAACTTGGTTAGCTCGTGATGAAAGTGGAAATAGTCTCTTCGACGTAATCCGTCAATTAAGGCACTTGTCAAAAAGGATAATAAAAATAAATGGGCCACCCAAGGCAGTACTGAACTGTCAAAGACCACAATACACACCACTTTATTCTTATAATTGAACGCGGTCAACGAGACTTGAAGTGTTGAGATTGATGAGGATATGTTTCAATCATTCACATAGTATGAGTGTTATACCTACTAGTGATCAGTATCACTCCCGCTCCTTTGATCGCTATGGCCAGTCTTACTTAGTCTATTAAAAAGTATTTCCAACTATAGGTGAGTGATGCATTACTGAACGGACCATTATTTACGTCAGTACGTCTCCCGAGTTTCCAAGACGAGTCGTATCACTACACGGAGTCCTATACCAACCACGGAGCGATCTTTCCCATCGTCCCACAATACTCACATTGGAAAATGCGGTCCTGACCAACCTTCCTCAAGTCGATGGAACCTCCACATCTCGGACATGTTGCTATGGGACACATTCGCTCTTCAAGAATCACAATATGTTCTCGGATATCGTACATGACATCTACAAAGAAACCGCTGAGAATCCGCGGGTCATCAGAATAGATGCTGATCGTGAGAACACCCCCGCGTGCCGAACCCGTCACCTGCATCTCCGCGGCAAACTGATACTTGCCATACCTCGTCTGACCAACATAGCACGCATACCCGAGATAGACCCCATCGTCATACGTCTCCTCAGAGTGATCCACAGGTACAAGTCCGCTTAGTCGTGCCTCGGCCATGTGGAGTACGACGCGCGGCGCGCCAGTGAATTCAAAAGACGAACAATTTCGAGAGAGAGAACCGCTCTTTAACCGTGCAAAGACCTCGTCAGCCCGTTCGGTCGCTGTGAGCATTGGGCAAATATTGACGATCCGTTTGGGTGGAATCTTGACATAGCGGATGACCTCGTTCTTATTCACATAACGAACGGTGCCAGTATATTCACCATCAACACATCGAAGAGGTCTCAGCCAAAAGATCGCGCTCTGAAAACCGTTTGGTTGGATGCGCCCAAGCTTTTGACTCCGCGATGTCTTTCGCACGAACTCAAAACCATCCGGGACATCGACGAAAACCGTCACGTTAGTGATCTGATACGATCCCGTGTTCGTCACTTTTATTGCGAGCTTGAGATATTCGCCAGCAGTATCAAATCCACTCTCTACGTCTATTGGACCACTAACTTGATCTTGCGTCATCTCTGTTGCGAGCACTCTGGGAGCAGTTCTTGATGCTGACACAGATTCAACTCGTGAATGCTTCTCACAAGCCAATAGTTCTTGACCTTCTTGTGTTGTCACTAATCCATAGGGCGATACAATCGAGTCCTCGAAGAGACCATCCAAGTCCGGAAGATCGGGGAATCGTGTAGAATGTTCAGAATTAATATTATAAAATACAGACTTGCCACCATAGAGAATTAGAGCCACAGCCATGAGTGACGCACTAACAACTAAGATTAGTCCAAGAGTTCGCCCTCCAGCCAAAGAGGTCTCACTAGTTGTACTAGTTGTGTTTGGTATAATATAGGTCGGTTCTTGAGTTATGTCCGAACTTGGTGAATACGTCTCTAATGTGACAGAGGCAATTCGTGGTGCTTGTTGGGCAAATTTTGTAATAAATAAGTCATCAATGTACACGATACTATCAGAGAGTGAGAGGAACTTCCAAAATCTAGTGTTGTGGCCATATGAAGCATTCGTGCCAGTGAATGTCCAATTTGACAATCCCTGAAGAACCGAAACGTATGCATATCCATTATCAACACACATCTCTATTGTGGCCCACTTGCAAGGATCCCACGTCAGTGATCTATTACCACCTCCGCCATACCCAATTTCGGCATGAAACCCTTGGACCGAGTCATTAGAACTTGAGAACAAGGTGTATGAAGCGGTCTCCTGTATTGTTGCAGTCTGATTTGAAAAAGACTGATAAAACGAATATGCACTTGCGTTCCGTACACGGATCTTATAGAACACTCTTGCTCGCTCGCTTACCGGATATTTTGTATATAAAAATCCGCTATCTACACCAGGCGCATTACATATTAGTTGACCCTCCACGATCGCATAACTTCCTTGAGAAGTTGATGCCCATTTGTTCGTCCAATCAAGAGAGGATTCGTTAAAATCATCGAATAGCAAGAATGTGTTCTCTCCTGATGACGTTGTTCCAAGATAGTCATCAGTGCCAAAATACATATAAATTATTTTAGAGGTCTCTAAATTGTCGATCACCTTTACCCAGAATGTTGCATTGTCCTTGGGTCTCAAATTCTGAATCCAGTAACTTAACAGGGTGATCCCATCTCTCCGTGTAAAACGAATATCTCCAAAATCGGGCTGACAGAGCCGATTACAAAATACATCATTCCCTTGAAAGGAACCGTTACTGTAATGGACAGTTATTCGGATCTGATAGTTTGACCCGACCCCCTTAGATCCAGTGATGTTAATGGCACGTCTATAGTTCCAGCCTTTGAGCCAGTAAGTGGTATCTGCTATGCCAAAGTTTCCTTGAACATCATGTGTTTTGTTATCAACAGTCAATGAATTAGAAGTCAGGATCACAAATGATGGAATAGCAAGCATTCCCGGAAAAAGAAGTATTATTGCTACCAAACAGAGACTTTTACCCATCTGTTGCCCCTCTATTCGAGACCATTCTACATTCACATGTAAATGGTATCGTCATGAGTTCACTCAATACTATGTTGGCTAAATTTGTATATCTCCTTTTCTCTCATGGTCATGGAATATTTATTTATAAATAATATGTACGAGTCATATCGATGTATATGACGATTGAGGTTGAGTGGTAATGCGTATACTACTCCATTGATCGAGACATGAGACCTGTAAAGTGTGATCTCCTGCCGCGATCTTGAGTCAGGCTCCGAATAACTTGGGTTGTGAGCAGCCTCTGGATTTTGATCCCTTTGCCGTTCTTGGCGCATCTATGATCGTATTCCTTCTACGTCAGATCATATTGAACGGTGACAACGTTTGATGCATGAACTAAGGAACTACCAATTCTTTAGGCCATCTAATCTAGCCATGGTGAGGCCTTGCCCATAGTCCCACAGTACTCACACCTGTAGATCCTATCGGGCCCCACCTTTGTGAGATCAATAGGTGCACCACACTTGGAACAGGTCGCAAGAGGACACATCTTCTCCTTGATGATCTCAATGTGTTGGCGAATATCATACATGATGTCCACAAAGAACCCGCTCAAGATCCTCTCGTCATCTGAGTATATGCTGACCGTGAGCACTCCGCCCTGGGGAGTTCCACTGACCTGAATCTCAGCAGCGAACTGGCTCTCACCATATTTGGTCTGACCAACATAACAGGCATACCCTAGATACATCCCGTCCTCGTATTCGTGTTCGGAATGATCCACTGGTGTGAGACCGCTTAATCGGGCTTCTGCCATCTTGAGCACTGCACGAGCATTTCCTGAAAACTCGAAGGAGGAGCAGTTGCGTGCAAGGGCACCGCTCTTTAATCGAGAGAATACCTCATCGGCCCGTTCAGTGGCTGTGAGCATAGGGCAGATGTTCACCAACCGCTTTGTGGGGATCTTGACGACCTGCTGCGTTCCATGCGCGTCCACATACAAGACAGTTCCACCATATTCACTGTCCACACAGCGAAGTGGCCGCAACCAGAATATCGCACTCTGGAAGCTGTGCCCTGCAATATTCCCCAGCTTTTGCATTTGTGAAGTATCTCTCGCAAATTCGAAGCCATCGGGAACATTCAGAATCACTTGAACATCAGTGATGATGAGATCGCTTGTGTTTTCCACTTTGACAGCTAACTTGAGATATTCTCCAACAACATCAAATCCACTTTTTACTTGGATGGGATCATTTGAGGTGGATTTGGTCATAATTTTCTCAAACACACGTGGTACTCTTCTGGTGGCGATGACATCTTGAACAATGGCATCCATTTGAGGCGATTGCGGAGATATCTCTCGTGGTACGTGATCGGTAATTCTTTCACCGGGCGATTCTAAAAGTGATTGGGGTTCTTTACGTTCCTCTGCCTTCGATGAACGATCAAAGGTGAGATGTATTTTCTCAGAATATTTACGAAACACCAAGACTGCAACCACAATAATGCAAATTCCTAATCCAAAGAGGGAAAAACCAGCTATTTGGTAGAGCAAGGCAGGATTGTATGAACCACCATAATCACCGTTATATTCTTCATTACCAAACGAAGAGATGCTCGGCTCATTAGTCACAAAGTTCCGTAAATATACCCAGTCAACCTTTCCATGAACATCCGCAGGACCATTACCGATCAAGGTAATGCGAAATTGAGTGTCAGTTGCACCAGTACCGGATTCCAGAGTGGTTCCATCGTAGGATAAACTGATGAAAGTGGATGTGACTTTTGTCTCAAAATTATGATATGATCCCGCCCAAGTAAATGCATCAACTGTGGGAGTCGAGGCATGAATAGTATGGGCTATCTTTTGAGACCCATCGGCATCGCGTCTAAATCCAATGAAATTATGAAGACCGTTCGTGTAAGTGTCTTCATTGTTGTTAGCGGCATCGTCCAAAGCCAGCCCCCATGTCATTCCATATCCTGATGTTGGCCAATCAGAATACAGTCTGGCTCCAACCGCATAACCACTAGCATATAGCCAACGTTGATCGGTCCCTATACCTTGATTATACGAATTATCCTGCGGCTGGTCATATTGCCCATTATTTTCAGTACCATCAGGAGATCCTACGTGATCCCATTTTGTAGTATCCAATACTCCATCATTGAAATCATCAAAGAACAGAAATGTCGATTGACCACTACTTGTTGTAGCGGTCTCTATGTTAGTGCCATAATATAAATAAATCTTCTGATCGGAACTCAAATCATCTGTAACTTTGATCCAAAACACTGCACTATCAGAATCTACTTTCTCTTGCATCCAATAGTTAAGGAGTGTCTGGCCATCATCGTCTACAAACCGGATATCACCAAAATCTGCTTGGCAGTGGCTTGCCGCAAACACATTATTTCCAGTATTAGTCCCAGTACCATAATGCACCTTCAGCATGATCTGATAGTTAGTACCCGCACCAGTCGCACCATCAATATTAATACATATTCTATATTTCCAGCCATATAACCAAGGAGAATTATGAATATTGATATTTTCCTCTTCGCCTACCGATGATACAGCCGGCTCGCCTTGGGAGGCATAGACCCATTTCCTGACAAAAATATCGTCAACATACGCAGAGTGCTTGCGCCATCGATTAGAATACATCGGTCTTATTGCATCAACATAGTTTGTATTGCGATCGTAAGTCGTCGCAAGACTGATCGTATGTGTGGATCCACTCGTGTAATCCTCAAGTATTGCGGTACTTCCATCGTGAAATTTGAACTCCCAATTTTGCCATGTAAAGGAAGTACCCTCAGTCCAGTCGGGAGTCGGTTGCTTGTAGTCGGTGCCATCATAAAACTGGGGATCATTATACCCTGTAGAATATTTCCAGACCCCATGAATGAGGACATTACCACTTGTACCTTGGACATTATCATACGTATATTCATCGGTCACTCGTTGGACCAACATATTTACAGCCACACCAGGGAGACCTCCAGGTAGTCCGAGGGACTTTGTCTGCACATACGTCTCTGCATCATCGGCTCCATCATTGTGTACCTCAAGGCATTTTCCGTCGCGGTCAGGATCATTGATGATTCGTATTCCATCATCATCAACAGGCGGATCCCAATAGGTCGTGGATGGATCCGCACCAACCACATCATTCTCAAAATCATAGAACCAAAGAAACGTATTTCGCCCATTACTAGTTGTTGTCTGGAATGCATTGTTGCCATAATAAACATAAATTACCTGATCCGAATCAAGATTGTTCAAGACCTCGACCCAGAAAACTGCATCATTGCTATCGGTCTTGCTTGCGATCCAATAATCCAGTTGTGTGAGACCATCATTACTTGTGAATCGCACATCCCCAAAATCTTCTTGGCAATGAGATAAAAGATAAATATTATTCCCGGAATCTGTACCTGAACCATAATGAAGAATTAACTTGATCTGGTAATTCGTTCCAGCATCTTCTACACCAGTGATAGTGATGGCCTTTCTATAGGTCCATTCTGCAAGCCAGTTTGTCGCTTGCGCGGGTGAAGCAGCATCGCTTAAAGAATTGGTGTCCGCCATGGCATGAATAGATGCTGTATTGGGAGTGATGATGGGAAACGCAAACGAACTT from Candidatus Thorarchaeota archaeon includes the following:
- a CDS encoding DUF2341 domain-containing protein, which encodes MRGYYLLVITILIGSSFAFPIITPNTASIHAMADTNSLSDAASPAQATNWLAEWTYRKAITITGVEDAGTNYQIKLILHYGSGTDSGNNIYLLSHCQEDFGDVRFTSNDGLTQLDYWIASKTDSNDAVFWVEVLNNLDSDQVIYVYYGNNAFQTTTSNGRNTFLWFYDFENDVVGADPSTTYWDPPVDDDGIRIINDPDRDGKCLEVHNDGADDAETYVQTKSLGLPGGLPGVAVNMLVQRVTDEYTYDNVQGTSGNVLIHGVWKYSTGYNDPQFYDGTDYKQPTPDWTEGTSFTWQNWEFKFHDGSTAILEDYTSGSTHTISLATTYDRNTNYVDAIRPMYSNRWRKHSAYVDDIFVRKWVYASQGEPAVSSVGEEENINIHNSPWLYGWKYRICINIDGATGAGTNYQIMLKVHYGTGTNTGNNVFAASHCQADFGDIRFVDDDGQTLLNYWMQEKVDSDSAVFWIKVTDDLSSDQKIYLYYGTNIETATTSSGQSTFLFFDDFNDGVLDTTKWDHVGSPDGTENNGQYDQPQDNSYNQGIGTDQRWLYASGYAVGARLYSDWPTSGYGMTWGLALDDAANNNEDTYTNGLHNFIGFRRDADGSQKIAHTIHASTPTVDAFTWAGSYHNFETKVTSTFISLSYDGTTLESGTGATDTQFRITLIGNGPADVHGKVDWVYLRNFVTNEPSISSFGNEEYNGDYGGSYNPALLYQIAGFSLFGLGICIIVVAVLVFRKYSEKIHLTFDRSSKAEERKEPQSLLESPGERITDHVPREISPQSPQMDAIVQDVIATRRVPRVFEKIMTKSTSNDPIQVKSGFDVVGEYLKLAVKVENTSDLIITDVQVILNVPDGFEFARDTSQMQKLGNIAGHSFQSAIFWLRPLRCVDSEYGGTVLYVDAHGTQQVVKIPTKRLVNICPMLTATERADEVFSRLKSGALARNCSSFEFSGNARAVLKMAEARLSGLTPVDHSEHEYEDGMYLGYACYVGQTKYGESQFAAEIQVSGTPQGGVLTVSIYSDDERILSGFFVDIMYDIRQHIEIIKEKMCPLATCSKCGAPIDLTKVGPDRIYRCEYCGTMGKASPWLD
- a CDS encoding DUF2341 domain-containing protein; the protein is MGKSLCLVAIILLFPGMLAIPSFVILTSNSLTVDNKTHDVQGNFGIADTTYWLKGWNYRRAINITGSKGVGSNYQIRITVHYSNGSFQGNDVFCNRLCQPDFGDIRFTRRDGITLLSYWIQNLRPKDNATFWVKVIDNLETSKIIYMYFGTDDYLGTTSSGENTFLLFDDFNESSLDWTNKWASTSQGSYAIVEGQLICNAPGVDSGFLYTKYPVSERARVFYKIRVRNASAYSFYQSFSNQTATIQETASYTLFSSSNDSVQGFHAEIGYGGGGNRSLTWDPCKWATIEMCVDNGYAYVSVLQGLSNWTFTGTNASYGHNTRFWKFLSLSDSIVYIDDLFITKFAQQAPRIASVTLETYSPSSDITQEPTYIIPNTTSTTSETSLAGGRTLGLILVVSASLMAVALILYGGKSVFYNINSEHSTRFPDLPDLDGLFEDSIVSPYGLVTTQEGQELLACEKHSRVESVSASRTAPRVLATEMTQDQVSGPIDVESGFDTAGEYLKLAIKVTNTGSYQITNVTVFVDVPDGFEFVRKTSRSQKLGRIQPNGFQSAIFWLRPLRCVDGEYTGTVRYVNKNEVIRYVKIPPKRIVNICPMLTATERADEVFARLKSGSLSRNCSSFEFTGAPRVVLHMAEARLSGLVPVDHSEETYDDGVYLGYACYVGQTRYGKYQFAAEMQVTGSARGGVLTISIYSDDPRILSGFFVDVMYDIREHIVILEERMCPIATCPRCGGSIDLRKVGQDRIFQCEYCGTMGKIAPWLV